One genomic region from Thalassotalea sp. PS06 encodes:
- a CDS encoding topoisomerase DNA-binding C4 zinc finger domain-containing protein: MSKSDKSLFSLHEHALQKANETCPVCDAPLQIKHSKAGSFWGCSQYPKCDYTRPVKETSKFEEQLLPGSECPKCGDSLAVKQGRYGMFIGCSNFPACDHIEQEQEETLDVQCPSCKKGHLREKSSRFGKTFYACDTYPKCKYAVNHPPVAQDCKECGFPLLLKRNMAAGEKLQCADRKCGKFQ, translated from the coding sequence ATGTCAAAATCCGATAAATCATTGTTCTCTTTGCATGAGCATGCGCTACAAAAGGCCAATGAAACTTGTCCGGTTTGTGACGCGCCATTGCAAATCAAGCATTCAAAAGCCGGAAGCTTTTGGGGCTGTAGCCAATATCCTAAGTGTGATTACACCCGCCCGGTAAAAGAAACTTCTAAGTTTGAAGAACAATTGCTTCCGGGTAGCGAATGTCCAAAATGCGGCGACTCCCTGGCGGTAAAGCAGGGGCGTTATGGTATGTTTATTGGCTGCAGTAATTTTCCGGCTTGCGATCATATTGAGCAGGAGCAGGAAGAAACCCTTGATGTGCAATGCCCAAGTTGCAAGAAGGGGCACTTACGAGAAAAGAGCAGTCGCTTTGGCAAAACCTTTTATGCCTGCGATACCTATCCGAAATGCAAATATGCGGTAAACCATCCACCGGTCGCGCAAGATTGCAAAGAATGTGGCTTTCCGCTGTTATTGAAGCGCAATATGGCGGCTGGTGAAAAGCTGCAATGTGCGGATAGAAAGTGCGGAAAGTTTCAATAA
- a CDS encoding DUF494 family protein produces the protein MFDILMYLFENYIHSEAEVMVDHDVLTDELTRAGFHQDEIYKALSWLEKLANLQNTDAYNFLTKRPQQSVRIYTPQETTFLDTECRGFLMFLENVNVLDFATREMVIDRVLELDTKDFNIDDLKWVVLMVLFNVPGKESAYSQMEDLIFDECEGPLH, from the coding sequence ATGTTCGATATTCTTATGTACCTTTTTGAGAACTATATTCATAGTGAAGCCGAGGTAATGGTCGATCATGATGTCCTGACCGATGAATTGACCCGAGCTGGATTCCATCAAGATGAAATCTACAAAGCCCTTTCATGGTTAGAGAAACTTGCCAATCTACAAAATACTGACGCTTATAATTTTCTGACCAAGCGTCCACAACAATCGGTTCGTATTTATACGCCTCAGGAAACCACGTTTTTAGATACCGAATGTCGCGGTTTTCTAATGTTTCTTGAAAACGTTAATGTGCTCGATTTCGCAACCCGCGAAATGGTAATCGACAGGGTTCTGGAGCTAGATACTAAAGACTTTAATATCGACGATCTTAAGTGGGTTGTATTGATGGTGCTATTCAATGTGCCGGGGAAAGAATCTGCTTATTCGCAAATGGAAGATCTCATTTTTGACGAATGCGAAGGTCCGTTGCACTAG
- the dprA gene encoding DNA-processing protein DprA yields MPNDTLYWLALHTLTGITTQQKLLLTEKYSIQQLFTLDSSELSSLGLSYRQASGLSVNQLNQAEHILEQCEQLGISCVAYSDSDYPVLLQQIPDPPLLLFVQGNPDLLKTPQVAIVGPRMASYSAVDHAKEFAQGLIEAGFTITSGMALGIDSAAHQGALRCHGNTIAVVATGLEQVYPKRNRPLATQILENNGAIVSEYVPGTPPRAGHFPKRNRIITGLSLATLVIEAALKSGSLISARLAMEQNREVFAVPGSINNPNARGCHQLIKSGAHLAESNEDITSVLTTFTSNLQAQKKSKKIKKIESQDLFLDPLLASVDYEATPADVVASRCKLPVEEVLTRLTILELRGLVVAVPGGFLKQK; encoded by the coding sequence ATGCCAAACGACACACTTTACTGGCTGGCGCTGCATACGTTAACCGGTATCACTACCCAACAAAAATTGTTGCTTACGGAAAAGTATTCCATACAACAACTATTCACTTTAGATAGCTCTGAGTTATCTTCTCTTGGCTTGTCTTATCGCCAGGCTTCAGGATTATCGGTTAATCAGTTAAACCAGGCGGAACATATATTAGAGCAATGTGAACAGCTAGGTATTTCATGCGTTGCTTACAGTGACAGCGATTATCCCGTATTGCTGCAACAAATCCCAGATCCACCGTTGTTGTTATTCGTACAGGGAAATCCTGATTTGCTGAAAACCCCGCAAGTAGCTATCGTCGGTCCCCGAATGGCCAGTTATTCTGCGGTTGATCATGCTAAGGAGTTCGCTCAAGGATTGATTGAAGCTGGTTTTACAATAACCTCAGGAATGGCACTTGGTATTGATAGTGCGGCCCATCAGGGAGCGCTGCGCTGTCACGGTAATACCATTGCTGTCGTCGCTACAGGTCTGGAACAGGTGTATCCAAAGCGTAATAGACCGTTAGCTACACAGATTCTTGAAAACAATGGCGCTATCGTTTCCGAATATGTTCCTGGAACGCCGCCAAGAGCAGGCCACTTCCCAAAACGCAATCGCATTATCACCGGCTTGAGTCTTGCGACTTTGGTGATTGAAGCGGCGTTAAAAAGTGGTAGCCTGATTTCTGCCAGATTAGCGATGGAGCAAAACCGCGAAGTTTTTGCCGTCCCGGGGTCGATTAATAATCCCAATGCCAGGGGATGTCACCAGTTAATAAAATCGGGCGCTCATTTAGCGGAAAGTAACGAAGATATAACGTCTGTGCTGACGACATTTACATCAAATTTACAAGCTCAAAAAAAATCTAAAAAAATCAAAAAAATCGAATCACAAGACTTGTTTCTCGATCCATTGTTAGCTAGTGTGGACTATGAAGCAACGCCCGCAGATGTGGTTGCTTCCCGGTGTAAACTTCCTGTAGAAGAAGTGTTAACCCGGCTTACCATTCTGGAGCTAAGAGGGCTGGTTGTTGCGGTACCAGGTGGCTTCCTAAAACAAAAATAG